The Deltaproteobacteria bacterium genome segment ATAAATTGGCGAGTCAAACTGCATGTAGGTGAAATTGACGCCGGGCATCACCTGAAGTTCTATACCCCGTGCCCCTCCGGTCCAGTCCCAAAAGATAAAAAGCTCCTTCCAGACCAAAGCGACACAGAGAGTGGCGATGGCAAAGTAATGGCCTCTAAGGCGGAACATGGGATAGGCGACGGCAAAAGACTCCGCCGTAGCAACTATCATACCTGCCGGAATGGTTAGCCAAAATGGGGTATTCCAATGGGACATCATAAGTGCGGTGGCAAAGGCCCCAAACCCTACATTTTTGGCCTGTCCAAGGTCCACTTGTCCCCCATAGCCACCGATGAGGTTCCAGCCCAGACCAAACAAGGCAAAGAGGAGAAACTTAATCATAACTGCCCTGGCATAGCATGACTCGACAATCCAGGGGAAAGCAAGGATGATCACAATAAAAATAACAAAACCGATCCTTTCAGAGAAGGGGCGGTCTCCAAATGAGAAGATATCCCTTAATATCCGGCCCATTTTACCATCCGAAAAGACCCCGGGGTCTAAACACTACCGCCAGGAAAT includes the following:
- a CDS encoding branched-chain amino acid ABC transporter permease, whose amino-acid sequence is MGRILRDIFSFGDRPFSERIGFVIFIVIILAFPWIVESCYARAVMIKFLLFALFGLGWNLIGGYGGQVDLGQAKNVGFGAFATALMMSHWNTPFWLTIPAGMIVATAESFAVAYPMFRLRGHYFAIATLCVALVWKELFIFWDWTGGARGIELQVMPGVNFTYMQFDSPIYYHYFIFFLFIAQLLYMNWFRKSKLGYELQAVRDNEEAAASLGINVTLTKVKAYCIAAALGAIGGSFMTVYYLYIDPDLVMPMDLSILIAMTVMVGGAGSIWGPIIGAAILIPLDMYLGAWLGGIGRYGIDFMIYAFIIMIIAAREPRGIWGIIERARRRR